A stretch of the Rosa rugosa chromosome 5, drRosRugo1.1, whole genome shotgun sequence genome encodes the following:
- the LOC133713058 gene encoding loganic acid O-methyltransferase-like has protein sequence MASEEIRNVSEGYPMKGGDGPDSYAKNSTYQRKAMESVKELVTKGIAEKLDIDLLLPSNSFHIADLGCSVGPNTFSSVENILEAVQMKFQSQGLMNHQIPEFQVFFNDHTPNDFNLLFKSLPSNRQYYAAGVPGSFYGRLFPSASIHLFHSSFALQWLSKVPKDVEDKNSPAWNKGRIHYLGSTDEVVRAYKAQYSENMGSFLHARAEELVYGGLLVLIIPGYPQGTPLSPTVAYLTLQVIEACLIDMVRKGVISEEKLDSFNIPMYSICPQELEAVVEQNGSFSIETLETIPHVLADDAVLNAKQLAAHGRAVLEGLIKQQFGKEITDELFDLYGKKMEKELSIFKQRKRTNFLVMLRKAK, from the exons ATGGCGTCAGAGGAAATCCGAAATGTTTCTGAAGGATATCCAATGAAAGGTGGAGATGGCCCCGATAGCTATGCCAAGAACTCTACTTACCAG AGAAAAGCAATGGAGTCTGTTAAAGAACTTGTTACCAAAGGAATTGCAGAAAAGCTTGACATAGACCTTTTGTTACCTTCCAACTCCTTTCACATTGCGGATCTTGGTTGCTCTGTTGGTCCTAATACATTTTCTTCAGTTGAAAACATACTTGAAGCTGTACAGATGAAGTTTCAAAGCCAAGGACTCATGAATCACCAAATCCCTGAATTTCAAGTTTTCTTCAATGATCATACCCCAAATGATTTTAACTTGCTCTTCAAATCCCTCCCTTCCAACAGGCAATACTATGCTGCGGGAGTTCCAGGTTCTTTTTACGGTCGCCTATTCCCTAGTGCTTCCATTCACTTGTTTCACTCTTCTTTTGCTCTTCAATGGCTTTCTAAAGTACCAAAAGATGTAGAGGACAAAAACAGTCCGGCTTGGAATAAAGGCCGGATTCATTACCTGGGTTCGACTGATGAAGTAGTAAGGGCTTATAAAGCTCAATATTCTGAGAATATGGGGTCTTTCCTGCATGCGAGGGCAGAAGAACTTGTGTATGGAGGACTACTGGTCCTTATCATTCCTGGCTACCCACAGGGTACCCCTCTTTCTCCTACCGTGGCGTATTTGACCTTACAAGTCATAGAAGCCTGTCTCATCGACATGGTCAGAAAG GGAGTAATTAGTGAAGAGAAACTAGATTCATTCAACATACCAATGTATTCCATCTGCCCCCAAGAACTCGAAGCAGTTGTAGAACAAAATGGATCTTTTAGCATAGAGACATTGGAAACAATACCTCATGTTTTAGCAGATGATGCTGTCTTAAATGCAAAACAACTTGCAGCTCATGGAAGAGCCGTCTTGGAGGGACTCATCAAACAGCAATTTGGAAAAGAAATCACAGATGAGCTCTTCGACTTGTATGGCaagaaaatggagaaagaaCTCTCCATTTTTAAGCAAAGGAAGAGAACTAACTTTCTTGTCATGCTGCGCAAGGCAAAATGA